In Brassica rapa cultivar Chiifu-401-42 chromosome A06, CAAS_Brap_v3.01, whole genome shotgun sequence, a single window of DNA contains:
- the LOC103828031 gene encoding coatomer subunit alpha-2 — protein sequence MLTKFETKSNRVKGLTFHPKRPWILASLHSGVIQLWDYRMGTLIDRFDEHEGPVRGVHFHNSQPLFVSGGDDYKIKVWNHKTHRCLFTLLGHLDYIRTVQFHHENPWIVSASDDQTIRIWNWQSRTCISVLTGHNHYVMCASFHPKEDLVVSASLDQTVRVWDIGSLKKKTVSPADDLMRFTQMNSDLFGGVDAIVKYVLEGHDRGVNWASFHPTLPLIVSGADDRQVKLWRMNETKAWEVDTLRGHMNNVSSVMFHAKQDIIVSNSEDKSIRVWDATKRTGIQTFRREHDRFWILAVHPEINLLAAGHDNGMIVFKLERERPAFAVSGDSLFYAKDRFLRYYEYSTQKDAQVIPIRRPGTPSLNQSPRTLSYSPTENAVLICSDVDGGSYELYIIPKDSVGRSDVVQDAKRGTGGSAVFIARNRFAVLEKSTSQVLVKNLKNEVVKKSSLPIPTDAIFYAGTGNLLCRSEDKVVIFDLQQRLVLGELQTPFVRYVVWSNDMENVALLSKHTIIIASKKLVLQCTLHETIRVKSGAWDDNGVFIYTTLNHIKYCLPNGDSGIIRTLDVPIYITKVSGNTIFCLDRDGKNRAITINATEYIFKLALLRKRYDHVMSMIKNSQLCGQAMIAYLQQKGFPEVALHFVEDERVRFNLALESGNISVAVASATEINEKEQWYRLGVEALRQGNAGIVEFAYQQTKNFERLSFLYLITGKLDKLSKLMKIAEVKNNVMGQFHNALYLGDVKERVKILENAGHLPLAYITASVHGLTDTAERLATELGDNVPSLPEGKTPSLLMPPSPVMCGGDWPLLRVMKGIFEGGLESAARGGAVDEDEEDVGGDWGEGLDMVDVDGMENRDIEAILAEAEGAEEDNDEEGGWGELEGLDLPPELDTPKASANARSSVFVTPTQGMPVSHIWSQKSSLAAEQAAAGSFDTAMRLLNRQLGIKNFAPLKSMFIDLFSGSHSYLRAFSSSPVVPLAIERGWSESNSPNVRGPPALVYDFSQQEEKLKSGYKATTSGKLTEALRLFLSILHTIPLVVVESRSEVDEVKELVIIVKEYVLGLKMELKRRETKDDPVRQQELAAYFTHCNLQLPHLRLALFSAMGVCYKSKNLATAYNFAKRLLETNPVESQAKTARQIVQAAERNMTDTTELNYDFRNPFVICGSTYVPIYRGQKDVSCPYCTARFVPSQEGNICGVCDLAVIGADASGLICSPSQVR from the exons ATGTTGACGAAGTTCGAGACGAAGAGTAACAGAGTTAAGGGCCTCACCTTCCACCCTAAGCGACCATGGATCCTCGCCAGTTTGCACAGTGGTGTGATCCAGCTCTGGGATTATCGTATGGGTACTTTGATCGATCGGTTCGACGAGCACGAAGGTCCGGTTCGTGGTGTTCATTTTCACAATTCTCAGCCTCTCTTCGTCTCCGGAG GTGATGATTACAAGATTAAAGTTTGGAACCACAAAACACACAGGTGCCTTTTCACCCTTCTCGGCCATCTCGACTATATCCGCACTGTCCAGTTTCACCACGAGAACCCATGGATTGTGAGTGCTAGTGACGATCAGACTATCCGCATATGGAACTGGCAGTCACGGACTTGTATCTCTGTGTTGACTGGCCACAATCATTATGTCATGTGTGCTTCTTTCCATCCTAAAGAAGACCTGGTCGTATCTGCATCTCTGGATCAGACTGTCCGTGTCTGGGATATTGGTTCTCTTAAGAAGAAGACAGTATCTCCTGCAGATGACCTCATGCGATTTACGCAGATGAACTCTGATCTTTTTGGTGGTGTTGACGCTATTGTTAAGTATGTCCTCGAAGGTCATGATAGAGGAGTTAACTGGGCTTCTTTTCATCCCACTCTTCCTCTCATCGTCTCTGGTGCAGATGACCGCCAAGTGAAGCTGTGGCGTATGAATG AAACTAAAGCTTGGGAGGTGGATACACTGCGAGGTCACATGAATAACGTTTCATCTGTTATGTTCCATGCAAAACAGGACATAATTGTATCCAACTCTGAGGACAAAAGTATTCGTGTCTGGGATGCTACCAAGCGAACTGGAATCCAAACATTTCGCCGGGAACATGATCGGTTCTGGATTCTTGCAGTACACCCTGAGATTAATTTACTGGCAGCGGGGCATGACAATGGTATGATCGTGTTCAAACTTGAGAGAGAACGTCCTGCATTTGCTGTGAGTGGTGATTCTCTGTTCTATGCCAAAGATAGATTTTTGAGGTACTACGAATATTCAACCCAGAAAGATGCCCAAGTTATCCCTATAAGGCGTCCTGGTACACCAAGCTTGAATCAAAGTCCAAGGACTCTATCATACAGTCCGACGGAAAATGCAGTTCTGATCTGCTCAGATGTGGATGGTGGTTCGTACGAGTTGTACATCATACCGAAAGATAGTGTTGGCAGGAGTGACGTTGTGCAAGATGCGAAGAGGGGGACAGGCGGTTCTGCTGTGTTCATTGCTCGTAACCGCTTTGCTGTTCTTGAGAAAAGCACAAGCCAGGTACTAGTCAAGAATCTCAAGAATGAGGTGGTTAAAAAGAGTTCTCTGCCTATACCCACAGATGCTATCTTTTATGCTGGGACTGGAAATTTGCTTTGTAGATCAGAGGATAAAGTGGTGATATTTGACCTTCAGCAAAGGCTTGTTCTTGGTGAACTTCAGACACCGTTTGTTAGGTATGTTGTTTGGTCTAATGATATGGAGAATGTTGCTTTGCTCAGCAAACACACTATCATTATTGCCAGCAAAAAACTTGTCCTCCAGTGCACACTTCATGAGACAATACGTGTGAAGAGTGGAGCTTGGGATGACAATGGTGTCTTCATCTACACAACTTTGAACCATATCAAGTACTGTCTTCCTAATGGAGATAGTGGGATCATCCGAACCCTGGATGTCCCTATCTATATCACCAAGGTTTCTGGAAATACAATCTTTTGCTTGGACCGGGACGGGAAAAACAGGGCAATCACCATCAATGCAACTGAATACATTTTCAAGCTTGCACTGCTGAGAAAGAGATATGATCATGTCATGAGCATGATAAAGAACTCCCAGTTATGTGGACAGGCTATGATTGCTTACCTGCAGCAGAAAGGATTCCCTGAAGTTGCCCTCCATTTTGTTGAAGACGAGAGAGTCCGATTCAACCTGGCTCTTGAAAGTGGCAACATCAGCGTCGCTGTTGCATCCGCTACAGAGATTAATGAGAAAGAGCAGTGGTATAGACTTGGGGTGGAGGCTCTTCGCCAAGGTAATGCTGGAATTGTTGAATTTGCGTACCAGCAGACAAAGAACTTTGAGAGGTTATCTTTTCTTTACCTCATTACCGGTAAGTTGGACAAGCTTTCAAAGTTGATGAAGATTGCAGAAGTCAAGAACAATGTAATGGGTCAGTTTCACAATGCTCTCTACCTAGGAGATGTTAAAGAGCGTGTCAAGATACTTGAGAATGCTGGTCATTTGCCTCTCGCTTATATCACTGCTTCGGTTCATGGTTTAACGGACACTGCTGAGCGACTTGCGACTGAGCTAGGAGACAACGTGCCCTCGTTACCTGAGGGGAAGACTCCATCGCTTCTAATGCCACCATCTCCCGTCATGTGTGGTGGTGATTGGCCTCTTCTAAGAGTGATGAAGGGAATATTTGAAGGCGGACTTGAGAGTGCAGCCAGAGGAGGGGCtgttgatgaagatgaagaagatgttGGTGGTGATTGGGGTGAGGGACTTGACATGGTCGATGTTGATGGAATGGAGAACAGAGACATCGAAGCCATTTTGGCGGAAGCAGAAGGAGCGGAAGAAGATAATGATGAAGAAGGTGGATGGGGTGAACTTGAGGGCTTGGACCTCCCACCAGAGCTTGACACTCCTAAGGCCTCTGCTAACGCACGTTCATCCGTCTTCGTGACACCTACTCAAGGTATGCCCGTAAGCCATATTTGGAGCCAGAAATCCTCCCTTGCTGCTGAGCAAGCTGCAGCTGGAAGCTTCGACACTGCAATGCGTCTGCTCAACAGACAGCTTGGCATAAAAAACTTTGCCCCTTTGAAGTCGATGTTTATTGATTTGTTCAGTGGCAGCCATAGCTACCTGCGTGCTTTTTCTTCATCTCCTGTGGTTCCACTTGCCATTGAGCGTGGATGGAGCGAGTCAAACAGTCCCAACGTCCGTGGCCCACCAGCTCTTGTTTATGATTTCTCTCAGCAAGAAGAGAAGCTCAAATCTGGCTACAAAGCCACAACAAGTGGAAAATTGACTGAGGCTCTTCGGCTCTTTCTCTCTATCCTCCACACCATCCCTCTAGTGGTGGTCGAGTCAAGAAGTGAAGTCGATGAAGTTAAGGAATTGGTCATTATCGTTAAAGAATATGTCCTCGGTCTTAAAATGGAGCTTAAGAGAAGAGAGACGAAAGATGATCCAGTGAGGCAGCAGGAGCTCGCTGCTTACTTCACACACTGCAACCTCCAACTACCTCACTTACGACTTGCGCTGTTTAGTGCAATGGGAGTCTGCTACAAGTCAAAGAACCTTGCTACTGCCTATAACTTCGCCAAAAGATTGTTGGAAACAAACCCAGTGGAGAGCCAGGCGAAGACGGCTAGACAAATTGTTCAAGCCGCTGAACGCAATATGACTGATACAACCGAGCTCAACTACGACTTCAGAAACCCGTTTGTTATATGCGGGTCAACCTATGTCCCAATCTACAGAGGTCAGAAAGACGTTTCCTGTCCGTACTGCACCGCCAGGTTTGTACCAAGCCAGGAAGGAAACATATGCGGGGTCTGTGATCTTGCAGTCATTGGCGCAGACGCATCTGGTTTGATATGCTCGCCGTCTCAGGTCCGGTGA
- the LOC103828032 gene encoding F-box/kelch-repeat protein At4g39550, giving the protein MSSPEEKKKRKRMSTTKKKKPPLVTPNPSLPDDLLLSCFARVSRLYYPTLSLVSKTFQSLLASPELYKTRSSIGRTESCLYVCLLSHPDPIPRWYTLCRKPDKTLTTNGDTMKLKKKSSGYVLAKIPTSHSGPVHWSGLATVGSDIYNIGGPINDDKDPSSRVLIMDSRSNRWREGPSMLVKRRYPVTSVLDGKIYVAGGCKDCSSSSEWMEVFDPKKQTWELVSSPGTEICGCNYVSKSAGFDGKVYIFGGGNGLAYQPREGRWERVGWEMDTSWPWYSYAVIDNVLYQYNGGFKWYDTKVGLWRGLKGVKGLPKFPRYIARLADYGGKMAVLWERVLASTGFKDKMILCAVIALERRNSEEIWGKVEWHDTVLTVSKSCRVDYALATTV; this is encoded by the coding sequence ATGTCGTCTCccgaggagaagaagaagaggaagaggatgaGTAcaaccaagaagaagaagccgcCGCTTGTGACCCCAAACCCTTCGCTTCCCGATGATTTGTTACTCAGCTGCTTTGCACGCGTCTCGAGATTGTACTACCCGACTCTCTCACTCGTCTCCAAGACCTTTCAATCTCTCCTCGCTTCGCCTGAGCTTTACAAGACCCGCTCGTCTATAGGCCGCACGGAGAGTTGTCTCTATGTGTGCCTACTGTCCCATCCCGACCCTATCCCTCGCTGGTACACCCTCTGCCGGAAACCTGACAAAACCCTAACCACCAATGGCGACACCatgaagctgaagaagaagTCCAGTGGGTATGTTTTAGCGAAGATCCCAACCTCCCATTCTGGTCCTGTGCACTGGTCGGGTCTAGCGACAGTTGGTTCAGATATCTACAACATTGGCGGACCTATCAACGACGACAAGGACCCCTCTTCTAGAGTCTTGATCATGGACTCCAGGTCCAACAGGTGGCGTGAGGGTCCGAGCATGCTGGTAAAGCGGAGGTACCCTGTCACCAGTGTCCTCGATGGAAAGATATATGTAGCAGGAGGCTGCAAAGACTGCAGCAGTTCCTCTGAGTGGATGGAGGTTTTCGATCCAAAGAAGCAAACTTGGGAGCTTGTGTCAAGCCCTGGCACTGAGATATGTGGCTGTAACTATGTAAGCAAAAGTGCAGGATTTGATGGAAAGGTATACATATTTGGAGGCGGTAATGGTTTGGCTTACCAGCCTAGGGAAGGTCGATGGGAAAGGGTGGGATGGGAGATGGATACGAGTTGGCCATGGTATTCTTATGCGGTGATTGACAACGTGCTCTACCAATACAATGGAGGTTTCAAATGGTATGACACTAAGGTAGGACTCTGGAGGGGTTTGAAGGGTGTTAAAGGACTGCCTAAGTTCCCTCGTTATATTGCTAGATTGGCGGATTATGGTGGGAAGATGGCTGTTTTGTGGGAGAGGGTTTTGGCTTCCACTGGATTCAAGGACAAGATGATTTTGTGTGCAGTGATTGCTCTTGAAAGACGCAACAGTGAAGAGATTTGGGGCAAGGTGGAATGGCATGACACTGTGCTTACAGTCTCCAAGTCATGCAGGGTTGACTATGCTCTTGCTACTACCGTTTGA
- the LOC103828033 gene encoding F-box/kelch-repeat protein At4g39580: MNNDEAPPHEQNKMVSPPTTTSLSLPNDILLSFLSRVSRLYYPTFSLVSKSFRSLIASPELYQTRSFLHRTESCLYVCLRSLTDSNLRWFTLCRVPDRKLTNFSGGHLLVPVSSSHAPPPPAHWSSVVTVDSNIYAIGGPINDAPSSRVSFLDCRSDTWRMAPPMRVARNYPTASVLDGKIYVAGGCEDCDSLNCIEVFDPNTQSWESVASHGRCERLAYKSVGIEGKFHLLGGASHVAYNPEDGRWDSMGTEMDMGRAWVSYCVIKNILVYYHERDREFKWYDYKGRFWRKLMGLERLVKFLCYSRVNLADYGGKMAVLWDTFVPGSGSKNKMIWCAEVTLESHEVYDICGEIEWFDVVLRVSKSYELVHVIAATV; the protein is encoded by the coding sequence ATGAATAACGACGAGGCACCACCGCATGAGCAGAACAAGATGGTCTCTCCTCCGACCACCACGAGCCTGTCTCTTCCCAATGATATACTTTTGAGCTTCCTAAGCCGCGTTTCAAGACTCTACTACCCAACTTTCTCCCTCGTCTCCAAGAGCTTCCGCTCTCTCATCGCTTCACCTGAACTATACCAGACCCGGTCTTTCCTCCACCGCACAGAGAGTTGTCTTTACGTGTGCTTACGTTCACTCACCGACTCCAACCTCCGCTGGTTCACCCTCTGCCGTGTCCCAGATCGTAAACTAACAAACTTCTCAGGTGGCCATTTACTGGTCCCGGTTTCATCTAGccatgctcctcctcctcctgctcATTGGTCGAGTGTGGTCACTGTGGACTCGAACATATACGCTATCGGAGGTCCTATCAACGACGCCCCTTCCTCCAGAGTCTCCTTCTTGGATTGTCGATCTGACACGTGGCGCATGGCTCCTCCCATGCGTGTGGCTCGTAACTACCCCACTGCTAGTGTTCTTGATGGGAAAATATACGTAGCAGGAGGCTGCGAAGATTGCGATTCACTGAACTGTATTGAGGTGTTCGATCCAAATACTCAAAGTTGGGAGTCAGTGGCAAGTCATGGGAGATGCGAGAGACTTGCGTACAAGAGCGTAGGGATCGAAGGTAAGTTTCACTTGTTAGGAGGTGCAAGTCACGTGGCTTACAACCCTGAAGATGGTAGATGGGACTCGATGGGAACGGAAATGGATATGGGTCGGGCGTGGGTTTCTTATTGTGTGATAAAGAACATATTGGTGTATTATCACGAAAGGGATAGAGAGTTCAAATGGTATGACTATAAAGGAAGATTCTGGAGGAAGTTGATGGGTTTGGAAAGGTTGGTTAAGTTTCTATGTTACAGCCGTGTTAACTTGGCGGATTATGGTGGTAAGATGGCTGTTTTGTGGGATACTTTTGTTCCTGGAAGTGGTTCTAAGAACAAGATGATATGGTGCGCAGAGGTTACCCTTGAGAGCCATGAGGTATATGATATTTGTGGTGAGATTGAGTGGTTTGATGTTGTTCTTAGAGTTTCCAAATCATACGAGTTGGTACATGTTATTGCTGCTACTGTTTAA
- the LOC103828034 gene encoding pentatricopeptide repeat-containing protein At4g39530, which yields MRSRGCCWRKVQQSLRFYSSSSSASRLLEFINIDFPSTLGIRGRREFARLLQLPASDDPVLHHNVVHGQIIVSGFDSDTYLNNILMKSYSKGGDMVYARKLFDRMPERNLVTWSTMVSACNHNGLYEESLAVFLEYWRSRKNSPNEYILSSFIQACLHVNSGRSMVFQLQSFIFKSGFDRDVYVGTLLIGFYLKEGDIDYARLVFDALPEKSTVTWTTMIKGYAKMGRSYVSLQLFYQLMESNVVPDGYILSTVLSACSILSFLEGGKQIHANILRHGHEMDASLMNVLIDSYVKCGRVTLARKLFDGMWNADITSWTTVLSGYKQNSLHKEAMELFSGISKSGLKPDMYACSSILTSCASLHALEYGRHVHSYTIKANLGDDSYVTNSLIDMYAKCDCLNDARKVFDLFGRDDVVLYNAMIEGYSRLGTQGELHDAFNIFGDMRSRLIRPSLLTFVSLLRASASLSSLELSRQIHGLMFKYGVNLDIFAASALIDGYSNCYSIKDSRLVFDEMEEKDLVVWNSMFSGYVQQSENEEALNLFSELQLSRERPDEFTFADMVTAAGNLASLQLGQEFHCQIMKRGLERNSYITNALLDMYSKCGSPEDAYKAFSSASSRDVVCWNSVISSYANHGEGQKALQMLERMMNEGIEPNYITFVGVLSACSHGGLVEDGLEQFEVMLGLGIEPETEHYVCMVSLLSRAGRLEEARELIEKMPKKPPAIVWRSLLSGCAKTGNVELAEHAAEMAIACDPADSGSFTLLSNIYASKGMWGDAKKVRERMKFDGVVKEPGRSWIQIDNDVHVFLSKDISHRMAKQIYQVLADLLLQIKGFS from the coding sequence ATGAGAAGCCGTGGCTGCTGCTGGCGTAAAGTGCAACAATCGTTACGTTTCTACTCTTCGTCCTCTTCTGCTTCACGTCTGTTGGAGTTTATAAACATTGATTTTCCTTCTACATTAGGAATCCGCGGGAGGCGCGAGTTTGCTCGTCTCTTGCAGCTTCCTGCGTCAGATGATCCAGTTCTACATCACAATGTAGTTCATGGTCAGATTATCGTTTCCGGTTTTGATTCAGACACATATCTAAACAACATTCTGATGAAATCGTATTCGAAAGGTGGTGATATGGTTTATGCACGCAAGCTGTTCGATAGAATGCCTGAGAGAAACTTAGTTACTTGGTCTACCATGGTCTCAGCTTGTAACCATAATGGGCTTTACGAAGAGTCCTTGGCGGTTTTCTTAGAGTACTGGAGAAGTAGAAAAAACAGCCCCAACGAGTATATCTTGTCGAGTTTCATCCAAGCTTGCTTACATGTTAATAGTGGACGTTCGATGGTGTTTCAGCTGCAGAGTTTTATCTTTAAGAGTGGGTTTGATCGGGATGTTTACGTTGGCACCTTGTTGATTGGTTTTTATCTCAAGGAAGGTGATATTGATTATGCGAGGCTTGTGTTTGATGCTTTACCAGAGAAATCTACAGTGACTTGGACGACTATGATCAAAGGGTATGCGAAAATGGGAAGAAGCTATGTGTCGTTGCAGCTGTTCTACCAACTAATGGAGAGTAACGTTGTTCCTGATGGTTACATCCTTTCGACGGTTCTAAGTGCGTGTTCAATACTTTCGTTTTTGGAAGGTGGGAAGCAGATTCATGCGAACATTTTGAGACATGGACATGAGATGGATGCCTCGCTGATGAATGTGCTTATAGATTCTTATGTGAAGTGTGGAAGAGTTACATTAGCTCGTAAGTTATTCGATGGGATGTGGAATGCAGACATCACATCGTGGACCACAGTACTGTCTGGTTATAAGCAGAACTCCCTTCATAAGGAAGCAATGGAACTGTTTTCCGGGATCTCGAAGTCTGGTTTGAAACCAGATATGTATGCTTGCTCTAGCATACTCACATCCTGTGCGTCACTTCATGCTCTGGAATATGGAAGACATGTTCATTCTTACACTATCAAAGCCAATCTTGGCGATGATAGCTATGTGACCAACAGTTTGATCGACATGTACGCAAAATGCGATTGTTTGAACGATGCCAGAAAAGTTTTTGATCTTTTCGGCCGTGATGATGTGGTTTTATATAATGCAATGATTGAAGGTTACTCGAGACTTGGGACGCAGGGTGAGCTACATGATGCATTCAACATCTTTGGTGATATGAGGTCACGACTGATTCGACCTAGCCTATTGACTTTTGTTAGCCTTCTACGTGCATCTGCTTCTTTATCAAGCTTGGAACTTAGCAGACAAATCCATGGACTCATGTTCAAATATGGTGTAAACTTAGATATATTCGCTGCAAGTGCTTTGATTGATGGTTACTCAAATTGCTACTCCATCAAGGATTCTAGGCTTGTGTTTGATGAGATGGAAGAGAAGGATCTTGTTGTCTGGAACTCAATGTTTTCAGGTTATGTTCAACAATCAGAGAACGAAGAAGCTCTCAATCTTTTTTCAGAACTACAGTTATCAAGGGAAAGACCTGATGAGTTTACTTTTGCCGACATGGTTACAGCAGCTGGTAACCTGGCAAGTCTTCAATTAGGTCAAGAGTTCCACTGCCAGATTATGAAAAGAGGCTTGGAACGTAACTCGTATATCACAAATGCTCTACTAGATATGTATTCCAAATGCGGAAGTCCCGAAGATGCTTATAAGGCTTTTAGTTCAGCATCTTCGAGAGATGTGGTTTGTTGGAACTCTGTTATCTCATCTTATGCGAATCACGGAGAAGGCCAAAAAGCTCTTCAGATGCTGGAGAGAATGATGAATGAAGGAATAGAGCCTAACTACATCACCTTTGTGGGAGTTTTATCAGCGTGCAGCCATGGTGGTCTCGTGGAAGATGGGCTTGAGCAGTTTGAGGTTATGCTCGGACTTGGGATTGAACCGGAAACCGAACACTATGTTTGTATGGTATCTCTGTTAAGCCGTGCTGGTAGATTAGAAGAAGCAAGGGAGTTAATTGAGAAAATGCCGAAAAAACCGCCTGCTATAGTATGGAGGAGCTTGCTGAGCGGATGCGCAAAGACTGGTAACGtcgagttagctgagcatgctGCTGAAATGGCTATTGCGTGTGATCCAGCGGACAGTGGGTCGTTTACTTTGCTTTCTAATATTTACGCTTCAAAGGGTATGTGGGGTGATGCGAAGAAGGTAAGAGAAAGAATGAAGTTTGATGGTGTGGTCAAAGAACCGGGACGTAGTTGGATTCAGATTGATAACGATGTTCATGTCTTTTTGTCCAAGGATATATCTCACCGCATGGCGAAACAGATTTATCAAGTATTAGCCGATTTGCTTCTGCAGATAAAAGGGTTTAGTTAA
- the LOC103828035 gene encoding developmentally-regulated G-protein 3 produces the protein MSTIMQKIKEIEDEMGRTQKNKATAHHLGLLKAKLAKLRRDLLAPPTKGGGAAAGEGFDVTKSGDSRVGLVGFPSVGKSTLLNKLTGTFSEVASYEFTTLTCIPGVITYRGAKIQLLDLPGIIEGAKDGKGRGRQVISTARTCNCILIVLDAIKPITHKRLIEKELEGFGIRLNKEPPNLTFRKKDKGGINLTSTVTATHLDLDTVKAICSEYRMHNADITLRYDATADDLIDVIEGSRIYMPCIYTINKIDQITLEELEILDKLPHYCPISAHLEWNLDGLLDKIWEYLNLTRIYTKPKAMNPDYDDPVILSSKKRTVEDFCIRIHKDMLKQFKYALVWGSSAKHKPQRVGREHELEDEDVVQIVKKI, from the exons ATGTCGACTATTATGCAGAAGATCAAAGAAATCGAAGATGAG ATGGGGAGGACACAGAAGAATAAAGCCACCGCTCATCATCTCGGTTTGTTAAAG GCCAAACTTGCTAAGCTACGAAGGGACCTACTTGCACCACCTACCAAAGGTGGTGGCGCTGCTGCTGGCGAAGGTTTTGATGTCACTAAAAGCGGAGATTCTAGAGTTGGACTTGTTGGTTTTCCTTCCGTTGGCAAATCTACCCTCTTGAACAAGCTCACCGGAACGTTTTCTgag GTTGCTTCGTATGAGTTCACAACATTGACTTGCATTCCCGGTGTTATTACATACCGTGGAGCTAAAATTCAG TTATTAGATCTTCCTGGTATTATAGAGGGTGCCAAGGACGGAAAAGGTAGAGGACGACAG GTTATAAGTACTGCTAGGACTTGCAACTGCATCTTAATAGTTCTTGATGCCATAAAGCCCATAACTCACAAGCGTCTCATTGAAAAAGAGCTCGAAGGATTCGGAATAAG GTTGAACAAGGAGCCACCTAACCTTACGTTCAGGAAAAAGGACAAAGGTGGTATCAATCTTACGTCTACAGTCACTGCCACCCACCTTGACCTCGACACTGTAAAGGCTATCTGCAGTGAATACAGGATGCACAACGCAGACATCACTCTGCGCTACGATGCAACCGCTGATGACCTCATCGATGTCATCGAGGGCAGTCGGATCTATATGCCCTGTATCTATACTATCAACAAGATCGATCAAATCACCCTCGAGGAACTTGAAATTTTGGACAAGCTTCCTCATTACTGTCCTATCAG TGCGCATCTGGAGTGGAATCTTGATGGTCTTCTCGATAAGATATGGGAATACTTGAATCTAACAAGAATCTACACCAAGCCAAAGGCAATGAATCCGGATTATGATGACCCTGTTATCTTATCTTCCAAGAAGAGGACTGTCGAGGACTTCTGCATCCGGATTCACAAGGACATGCTTAAACAATTCAAGTA CGCTTTAGTATGGGGTTCCAGTGCCAAACACAAGCCCCAGAGAGTTGGAAGG GAACacgagctggaggacgaggatGTTGTTCAGATCGTTAAAAAGATATGA